A part of Paenibacillus sp. IHBB 10380 genomic DNA contains:
- a CDS encoding peptidylprolyl isomerase — protein MSDKDKETWNEKEDNKEEKSLENTSEPLQEQTDSVSHPAAEELNGTVDLSSADTSDSVHVGNESEPLDVNPVTPTQPVDYVEPSSSGDPDNGNRSTRIWIGVSLVLAIILVVVLIRPPFNGSNQDNSDAVATVNNVNISKDKLYDALVVAGGAQTLDSLITEELIEQEAVKAKITVTDADFDKEIATIKKNFPTEEAFNEALGQAGMTLANLKDQMKPKVKIRKILEPKVTVTDADVKQNFEDNKATYDTAEQVRASHILVATKAEAEAILKELKAGGDFAAIAKEKSIDPGSKDAGGDLDFFARGAMVEPFEKVAFALKKDELSGVVSTTHGFHIIKLTDRKEAHKATLEEKSADIREQLVTAKVSEMSATWLAEIKEKATIKNTLEEKAAVSTGTTAPTTDTAK, from the coding sequence ATGTCAGACAAAGACAAAGAAACATGGAATGAGAAAGAGGACAATAAGGAAGAAAAATCTCTGGAGAACACATCGGAGCCACTTCAAGAGCAGACAGATTCTGTGAGTCACCCAGCAGCGGAGGAACTAAACGGTACGGTTGACCTATCATCTGCCGACACATCTGATTCGGTTCATGTAGGTAATGAAAGTGAACCTCTGGATGTAAATCCTGTTACTCCAACACAGCCTGTCGATTATGTTGAACCCTCGAGCTCAGGTGACCCAGACAATGGTAACCGTTCAACACGGATATGGATAGGTGTTTCACTCGTACTCGCCATCATTTTGGTCGTTGTACTTATTAGACCTCCATTCAACGGCAGTAACCAAGACAATTCTGACGCTGTCGCGACTGTAAATAATGTGAACATTAGTAAGGACAAGCTATACGATGCTCTAGTAGTAGCTGGTGGTGCACAAACACTTGATTCTCTAATTACTGAGGAACTAATCGAACAAGAAGCCGTTAAAGCGAAAATAACGGTGACTGATGCTGATTTCGATAAGGAAATTGCAACAATCAAGAAGAACTTTCCTACAGAAGAAGCCTTCAACGAAGCTTTGGGACAAGCAGGTATGACACTTGCTAATTTGAAGGATCAAATGAAGCCTAAAGTTAAAATACGTAAGATACTAGAACCAAAAGTAACAGTTACAGATGCTGATGTGAAACAAAATTTCGAAGATAACAAAGCAACCTACGACACTGCTGAACAAGTTCGAGCTTCTCACATTTTGGTTGCCACCAAAGCAGAAGCTGAAGCAATATTGAAAGAGCTAAAAGCTGGTGGAGATTTCGCTGCCATTGCTAAAGAAAAATCAATCGACCCTGGATCTAAAGATGCTGGCGGAGATTTGGATTTCTTTGCACGTGGGGCGATGGTTGAGCCCTTTGAAAAAGTTGCCTTTGCATTAAAAAAAGATGAATTGAGCGGTGTTGTATCGACAACTCACGGATTCCATATCATCAAACTCACAGATCGTAAAGAAGCTCATAAAGCAACTTTAGAAGAAAAATCTGCTGATATTCGTGAGCAACTTGTTACTGCCAAGGTTTCTGAAATGTCCGCAACTTGGCTTGCAGAAATCAAAGAAAAAGCAACTATCAAGAATACACTTGAAGAAAAAGCTGCTGTAAGCACTGGCACTACCGCTCCAACTACGGACACAGCGAAGTAA
- a CDS encoding serine hydrolase produces MNVWKHKIKLGIMASILAASIGVVSPNTVDASRPIAIYVNRDLVTFSHAPFVSNGTTYVSLRDTAKSLGASVEWNAAKRVSIIRSNGDTIAHRSGTAQFEVNGYTIVDAGAPSKVVNGTIMVPLRGLTEALKVTMSSETISGTQSLQLTPDHATFISKQSKGIDKYFIDHAYSGIALVAQDGNILLKKGYGNAGKGKLNRPDMKSRIASITKSFTATAIMNLVEQGKLDLDDPLSLYIPDFPRGDEITLHMLLSHTSGIPANFTREEGMTMDQTLTEIKAKKLDFEPGSSFKYSNGGYVLLASIIEQVSGMTYGDYLQQTVFNPLEMEETGVASPKLNVIQGYVQKENQWTEASYYVSQSGTGTLYSTVDDLLKWDRALYTDEILSQSSLNQMFTPYSARNYGYGWMIKETNAGTTVFHNGSGTGYSTGISRDLKSGTVVILLGNQSGIDMLTMLSDIQDEVQH; encoded by the coding sequence ATGAATGTTTGGAAACACAAGATCAAGCTAGGAATTATGGCTAGTATACTTGCAGCTTCGATAGGTGTTGTATCACCTAATACTGTAGACGCATCACGTCCCATAGCTATATATGTGAATAGGGACCTCGTTACATTCAGTCATGCGCCGTTTGTGAGCAATGGAACGACATATGTGTCTTTAAGAGATACAGCTAAGAGTCTTGGGGCTTCTGTGGAATGGAATGCGGCTAAGAGAGTTTCTATCATTCGTTCCAATGGGGACACCATTGCACATCGATCAGGAACTGCACAGTTTGAAGTGAATGGTTACACGATTGTGGATGCTGGAGCGCCTTCCAAAGTAGTAAACGGAACGATTATGGTGCCATTGCGTGGTCTAACAGAGGCATTAAAAGTTACAATGAGCAGTGAGACGATTTCTGGTACGCAGAGTCTTCAATTGACTCCTGATCACGCAACTTTCATTAGTAAGCAGTCCAAAGGGATTGATAAATATTTTATTGATCATGCCTATTCGGGGATAGCACTTGTTGCTCAAGATGGAAATATACTGCTTAAGAAGGGGTACGGCAATGCTGGCAAAGGTAAATTGAATCGTCCAGACATGAAGTCAAGAATTGCATCCATTACGAAATCTTTTACCGCTACAGCAATCATGAACTTGGTAGAACAAGGGAAGCTCGATCTTGATGATCCTTTAAGCCTCTATATTCCAGATTTTCCACGGGGTGATGAAATTACGCTACATATGCTTCTATCTCATACATCTGGTATACCAGCCAATTTTACCAGAGAAGAAGGTATGACGATGGATCAGACCCTTACAGAAATTAAGGCTAAGAAGCTTGATTTCGAACCAGGTTCCTCTTTTAAATACAGCAATGGTGGATATGTATTACTTGCGAGTATCATAGAGCAAGTATCAGGAATGACGTATGGTGATTATCTACAGCAGACTGTATTTAATCCGCTTGAGATGGAGGAGACAGGTGTAGCTTCTCCTAAGCTTAATGTTATTCAAGGATATGTCCAAAAGGAGAATCAATGGACTGAAGCTAGTTATTATGTTTCGCAGTCAGGGACGGGCACTCTTTATTCAACCGTTGATGATTTATTGAAATGGGACCGTGCCCTGTATACCGATGAGATCCTATCCCAATCATCACTGAATCAGATGTTCACACCTTATTCAGCCCGAAACTATGGTTATGGTTGGATGATTAAGGAGACGAACGCGGGAACAACAGTATTCCATAATGGAAGTGGGACGGGTTATTCCACCGGTATCTCTCGAGATCTTAAGAGTGGGACGGTCGTTATTCTACTAGGTAATCAATCGGGAATAGATATGCTGACTATGCTGAGTGATATACAAGATGAAGTACAGCACTGA
- a CDS encoding gluconokinase, which translates to MNKVKDYVLAVDIGTTSVKTLMIHQSGKVKAMHSIGYPLNVPQSDRAEQDPNQIFQATVDAMNVVITKSGIHADDILCVSFSSAMHSLIVVDENHQPLTPSIIWADQRSVVESEGLISSGQGKRIYLKTGTPIHPMSPLTKLIWIRDNHPGIFKQAYKFIGIKEYVFYQLFKQYKVDYSIASGTGMLNIHELIWEEEALQLTGVNKEQLSEPVPSTYRMSGMVAEYASAIGLHQDTPFVIGAADGVLANLGIGVMNSDEVGVTIGTSSAVRTVVRKPTLDPEGRLFCYALTEDYWVIGGASNNGGVVLKWTVDQLFSEGISPLSEHVLQQYTPFLDIAKEAPPGANGLLFLPLLTGERAPFWDANSRGVFFGLSMAHGKSHMMRAAMEGMIFQIGLIVSLLENLSVTPTRIRASGGVVRSELCCQIMADVLGIPVEIPEVIESSGLGAAKLALYAMGVTNDLLDSSDYVSQALYTPIEENHQLYQEFLPLYEQIYAQLKDSFKQIAKFQTSNSDSMKEMMN; encoded by the coding sequence ATGAATAAAGTAAAAGATTATGTATTAGCAGTTGATATTGGTACGACGAGTGTCAAGACGCTGATGATTCATCAGAGTGGAAAAGTGAAGGCTATGCATTCGATAGGTTATCCTTTGAACGTTCCACAGTCAGATAGAGCGGAGCAAGATCCCAATCAAATTTTCCAAGCTACAGTAGATGCGATGAATGTAGTTATAACTAAATCTGGAATTCATGCAGACGACATCTTATGTGTGTCTTTCAGTAGTGCTATGCACAGCCTCATTGTGGTCGATGAGAATCATCAACCGCTAACACCAAGTATAATTTGGGCAGATCAACGGAGCGTAGTAGAGTCAGAAGGGCTTATTAGTAGCGGACAAGGCAAACGAATCTATCTAAAGACAGGTACGCCTATACACCCTATGTCACCTTTGACGAAACTTATCTGGATCAGAGACAACCATCCGGGTATATTCAAACAAGCTTATAAGTTTATAGGAATTAAAGAATACGTATTCTATCAATTGTTCAAACAATATAAGGTCGATTATTCCATTGCAAGTGGAACAGGTATGTTAAATATTCATGAGTTGATATGGGAAGAAGAGGCTCTTCAATTAACTGGCGTTAATAAAGAACAACTCTCTGAGCCCGTACCATCCACATATCGGATGTCTGGCATGGTAGCTGAATATGCATCGGCTATAGGGTTGCATCAGGATACACCTTTTGTTATTGGAGCTGCAGATGGTGTACTCGCCAATCTCGGTATTGGCGTTATGAATTCTGACGAGGTTGGTGTAACGATTGGAACAAGTAGTGCTGTGCGCACGGTTGTTCGGAAGCCGACATTGGATCCAGAGGGACGGTTGTTCTGTTATGCATTAACAGAGGACTATTGGGTTATTGGTGGGGCTTCAAACAATGGTGGGGTTGTGCTGAAGTGGACGGTAGACCAATTATTCTCCGAAGGTATTTCCCCTCTATCAGAACATGTGTTACAGCAATATACACCATTTCTAGATATTGCGAAGGAGGCGCCTCCAGGTGCGAATGGTCTGTTGTTCCTTCCATTATTAACAGGGGAACGTGCCCCTTTTTGGGATGCTAACTCTAGGGGGGTATTCTTCGGCTTGTCTATGGCCCATGGGAAATCTCATATGATGAGAGCGGCTATGGAGGGAATGATTTTTCAAATAGGGTTGATCGTTTCTTTGCTAGAGAATCTATCTGTGACTCCTACTAGGATACGGGCATCCGGTGGGGTAGTGAGATCGGAGCTATGCTGCCAGATCATGGCGGATGTACTAGGAATTCCAGTGGAAATACCTGAAGTCATTGAGAGTTCTGGTCTAGGTGCTGCCAAATTAGCGTTATACGCCATGGGAGTCACTAATGATTTATTAGATTCATCAGACTATGTTTCTCAAGCACTCTACACGCCAATAGAAGAGAATCATCAGCTCTATCAAGAATTCCTTCCATTGTATGAACAGATCTATGCTCAACTGAAAGATAGCTTTAAGCAAATAGCTAAATTTCAAACGTCCAATTCCGATAGTATGAAAGAAATGATGAACTGA
- a CDS encoding methyl-accepting chemotaxis protein: MTWLNNLPLSQKIVAGCYIIASLFAIPIIIAFIIMGNIVIGLSLIVVLLALTYPLSRFVERTLTSSFDDISNVTYNISKGDFSVRVSETGSMVSLGRSFNNMIDKLSKILTDASGITKQVMGTSRGITDKNEELRQVMAQVAHSSNELAVGANEISQDIAGMTDSIQDIEQKVSNYTASTKLMNQRSIEMITLVEKGRQSVEKQSEGMRLNISATEKVAETIEDLSKNAQNISKITKSISDIAQQTNLLSLNASIEAARAGEHGKGFAVVAQEVRKLAEESTASTHSVFGLVQSIEQGVKQAIEHIHVNEEVVRLQNDMIGEAEQIFKQIVQSVQYISEQISSFSNESDIMLDGAQKISGAIQNISAITEQSAAGTQQVSASMNSQIDSIQAVAREAESMNTAVFQLQKTLNILKF, translated from the coding sequence ATGACTTGGTTAAACAATCTGCCTCTTTCACAGAAAATTGTTGCTGGTTGCTATATCATTGCGTCCCTTTTTGCTATTCCTATCATTATTGCTTTTATTATTATGGGGAACATTGTCATAGGACTCAGCTTGATTGTAGTTCTGTTAGCGTTAACTTACCCTCTTTCACGCTTTGTGGAGAGAACGCTTACATCTTCCTTTGATGATATATCTAACGTTACCTATAATATTTCTAAAGGTGACTTTTCAGTTAGAGTAAGTGAAACAGGCTCAATGGTTTCTCTTGGTCGTTCCTTCAATAACATGATTGATAAATTGTCTAAGATTCTTACCGACGCCTCAGGAATTACGAAGCAAGTCATGGGAACAAGTCGCGGTATTACCGACAAGAATGAAGAGCTTAGGCAAGTCATGGCTCAAGTTGCTCATTCTTCTAATGAACTTGCAGTAGGCGCTAATGAAATATCTCAAGATATTGCAGGAATGACAGACTCTATTCAGGATATTGAGCAGAAGGTAAGTAATTATACTGCTTCTACTAAATTAATGAATCAGCGATCTATTGAAATGATTACTTTAGTAGAAAAGGGAAGACAATCTGTTGAAAAACAATCCGAAGGAATGCGCCTTAATATTAGTGCAACTGAAAAAGTGGCTGAAACCATTGAAGATCTCTCCAAAAATGCTCAAAACATTTCAAAAATAACGAAATCCATCTCTGATATAGCGCAACAAACAAATCTCCTGTCACTTAACGCGTCCATTGAAGCCGCACGTGCTGGTGAACATGGCAAAGGATTTGCTGTGGTAGCTCAAGAAGTACGTAAATTAGCTGAGGAATCTACAGCTTCTACCCATAGTGTGTTCGGCTTAGTACAAAGTATAGAACAAGGTGTGAAACAAGCCATTGAACATATTCATGTTAATGAAGAAGTGGTTCGTCTACAGAATGATATGATTGGCGAAGCAGAGCAAATTTTCAAACAAATTGTTCAAAGTGTTCAGTACATTTCCGAACAAATTTCTTCTTTCTCTAATGAAAGTGATATAATGTTAGACGGTGCACAAAAAATTTCAGGTGCCATTCAGAATATATCAGCTATTACTGAACAATCTGCTGCTGGAACACAACAAGTATCTGCATCTATGAATTCACAAATAGACTCGATTCAAGCTGTCGCAAGAGAAGCCGAATCTATGAATACCGCTGTATTCCAGTTACAGAAGACATTAAATATTTTAAAATTTTAG